A window from Solanum stenotomum isolate F172 chromosome 5, ASM1918654v1, whole genome shotgun sequence encodes these proteins:
- the LOC125863904 gene encoding uncharacterized protein LOC125863904: MPGYAKFMKDLVTKKRAVSFENDERLQHCSAISTRSLVQHKEDPRDLTIPCTIGKMLFAKSLCDLGARINLMPLSIYKKLGLGVPKPTAMCLLMANRTLKKPIGVLQDILVKVGTFIFPTDFVILDCEVDFDVPIILGRPFLATGCALVDIEKGQMKFRLNKKEVSSKEKLGAALCKEKKHHEKKIEKRELASEWPKCPHKEWLSSRRGRG, from the exons atgcctgggtatgcaaaattcatgaaggACTTGGTGACCAAAAAGAGGGCTGTTAGTTTTGAGAATGATGAGAggttgcagcattgtagtgccaTTTCAACGAGGTCACTAGTACAACACAAAGAGGATCCCAGAGATTTAACTATTCCTTGCACCATCGGTAAGATGCTTTTTGCAAAGTCCTTGTGTGATTTAGGGGCAAGAATTAATTTGATGCCATTGTcaatttataagaagttgggtttaggagTTCCCAAACCAACTGCGATGTGTTTACTTATGGCTAATAGAACTCTGAAGAAGCCTATTGGAGTGCTTCAGGATATCCTTGTGAAAGTGGGGACATTTATTTTTCCGACGGActttgtgatacttgattgcGAAGTTGACTTTGATGTTCCCATCATcttagggagaccattcctCGCCACTGGGTGCGCCTTAGTCGATATAGAGAAAGGACAGATGAAGTTTAGATTGAATAAGAAGGAG GTGTCTAGTAAAGAGAAGTTAGGTGCAGCGTTGTGCAAGGAGAAAAAGCACCATgagaaaaagatagaaaagCGCGAACTAGCTTCAGAGTGGCCCAAGTGTCCCCACAAGGAATGGTTGAGCTCGAGAAGAGGAAGGGGATAA